TTGGTCCTATTGTTGTTGTTATGTTTATGCGGTACTGTAATTTCAAAAGACACGACAGAGGTACGTGGCTAGGCTACCGTACCCTTTAATGAAGGAGGCTGGAGTGGCCGTCTTGAAAGCATGctgccacacacacatttattgtgttctcacccccccccccacacacacacacacacacaacatttcTCCCCTTCACAGGTGTGGAAGATAGGAGATGATGTTGCCGGGTATGTGAGAACAGTGAAGTTGGTTCagttagagagagagagcaatCAAGTGGGCCACCATGGTCAGTCAGTGGGACAGATACAACCACTCATCAACACTGCACAGAAGGGTCAACAAAGGTACTACCATATATGGGCTGTATAGATTTGTAGATTTGTATAAAACAGATTGCATATAGTGAAGCAATTGTTGATCTAAGCATATCATATCGTACAGCTaccaaagagctacaaaatccatattttagttttgataATTGAAGTATCCCAACTTAAGTTACGGACATCCAAAGTTCTCCTCTAAAACTCTCCTcttgtgtgcataattatagttccctGATAATGATGAGTGTCCTCTTGTGCAGGGATCCCTAACTCAGTGCGTGGGTCAGTGTGGAGACATGTGCTCGATATTGAGAACCTACGACAAGACGGTATCTATGAGGCTATGAAGGAGTTGGGCAGACGCACATCACCTGACGTACGACAGATTGATCTGGACGTGTTGAGGACGTTCAGGAACCACATTATGTACAGGGAACGGTATGGGATCAAGCAGCAGGCCTTGTTCCATGTGCTGGTGGGCTACTCCATGTACAATCCTGTGAGTGTGGTGGACTGGAGACTGATAATAAGGTGTTTTGATAGGCTGGCTTTGATTGCCTGTAACTCTTGTTGAGATTGTATGATTTCCAGAGTAAATAATGAGATTTGTACCTTAcgacacacacatgtatcaccacccacacacacacacacacatccactctacacacacacatgtattaccacccactccacacacacacacacacacacacacacacacacacacacacacagagcctgGGCTATTGTCAGGGGATGAGCAGTATTGCAGCCGTGCTACTCATGTATCTCAATGAGGAGGATGCATTCTGGGCTCTCGTGGCTTTAATAGGGAACAAGAAGTACGCTATGCATGGTCTACTGATACCAGGGCTGCCCAAACTGTTGGCCTATTGTGACTATCATGCTGACATGAGGAAGAGGCTGTTGCCCAAACTAGACAGGCATCtggtgaggagtgtgtgtgtgtgtgtgtgtgtgtgtgtgtgtgtgtgtgtgtgtgtgtgtgtgtgtgtgtgtgtgtgtgtgtgtgtgtgtgtgtgtgtgtgtgtgtgtgtgtgtgtgtgtgtgtgtgtgtgtgtgtgtgtgtgtgtgtgtgtgtgtgtgtgtgtgtgtgtgtgtgtgtgtgtgtgtgtgtgtgtgtgtgtgtgtgtgtggtgtgtgtgtggtgtgtgtgtgtgtgtgtgtgtgtgtgtggtgtgtgtgtgtgtggtgtgtgtgttgtgtgtgtgtgtgtgggtgtgggtgtgtgtggtgtgtggtgttgtgtgtgtgtgtgtgtgtgtgtgtgtgtggtgtgtgtgtgtgtgtgtgtgtgtgtgtggtgtgtgtgtgtgtgtgtgtggtgtgtgtgtgtgtgtgtgtggtgtgtgtgtgtgtgtgtgtgtgtgtgttgtgtgtggtgtgtggtgtgtggtgtgtgtgtgtgtgtgtgtgtggtgtgtgtgtgtgtgtgtgtgtgtgtgtgtgtgtgtgtgtgtgtgtgtgtgtgtgtgtggtgtgtgtgtgtgtgtgtgtgtggtgtgtgggtgtgtgtgtgtgtgtgtgtgtgtgggtgggtgggtgggtgggtgtgtgtgtgtgtgtgtgtgtgtgtgtgtgtgggtgtgtgtgtgtgtgtgtgtgtgtgggtgggtgggtgggtgggtgtgggtgtgtgtgtgtgtgtgtgtgtgtgtgtgtgtgtgtgtgtgtgtgtgtgtgtgtgtgtgtgtgtgtgtggtgtatctCACAGTCACAATGTACAGCCCTCCTACCACATGTAGGGagggatagttataattattatctagtGACAGTGATGCTGTGTACACGTGTATTATTACTGAGTGATGTCATTGGTTTATTTAACGTGTGCCCCTCCCCCAGAACAAGTATCATGTGAATGCCTCAGAGTACAGTGCTGCTTGGTTTGTGAAGCTCTATCTAGACGCTGTGAgtctgtgtagtgtgtgtcatgtgatcactaAGCATCATCATCGCCTCTAGTCCTCACATTCTGTCATGTGTTTTCTTGTACTGAGCTTATTTTTCGAAGCTAATGACTGTACTTTAACCCTCCTTCCCCGTCCACAGCTTCCGTTCCAGTTGGTCCTGCGTATATGGGATGCCCTATTCTTCCAGGGAGAGAGTGTCCTCGCTGCCATGTCCCTAGTCGTACTCAAGATGAACACTAGTGAGTGGGACCATCAGTCATGGCTTAAATACCAGCTAGAGTTAATCCTATatcaatgtacagtacgttcACACACATTCTACCCTccctactacacacacatatttcAGTCACTAACTCGTAGAAAActgatattatatacaatgtgcatactgtataatcagaccacccccccacacacacacatacacacacacacacacatgacaggGCAGTTTCTTCGCGAGAGAGAGGATGGTATTCGTATCTCTCTCCAGGAGCTATCTCGTCAGTCCTTCAACGAGGATGAGGTTATCGCTGAGCTACAGAGTGTGACTGCCGACCTCAGCAAGTCTCGACAAGCCATCCCACAAGTGGTGGAGCTGGTGGAACTGTCAGAGCTCAACAGACAAGCGTTGGAGAGAGCTGCTTTGAACTCTGCCTCTAGTCCACTGGAACTCATGATAGCTTAGTGGTGACTGGAGCTAGTCCtgattctagtgcagagttgTGGGTGTGAGCCCACCCCCTCAATCTTGTCTGTTTCTATGGTTACACTGATTGTTTGTATGTCACCACACCAACTGTATACAAGTGTGCTTCACTGTTACTGTATGTTGtcttgtgtatataatgtatatcAGAAACAATATTCAATCAACTGACACATAATTGTACGATAatgatgcttataattatataataaacaTGGAATTCCAATTAAAATTAACTACTAGTGTGTAATAGATGGGATTGATGTGTACACAGAACTGCTAGTGATACCACCACCGATGAGACCTCTAACACCACCAAGTACACACAGTTTGCCAGATAGTTCAATGCAATAACAACAGTACATTTCCTCGGGAAGGTCACCACattgtgtccactggtcttTAGTGGGATCGTACAGATGGATGCTTGAGGTAGTGTGACCTCCTAGTCCTTCACAACCCCCCACAGTCAGGAGGGTGTTGCCGATGGCGATGGGAGACGAGTGATAGACGAGTGATAGAACGGCACACTTGCGACAGATTCCCACACACCAGAACTGGCTCGTGATATGAGGGAGGGTACATGAACTCGAAACACTTCTTTAGTGTTTTGACCTACAAGATACAGTGTGTCTCCAATTAGGCAAGTGCTGTAGTCACCAGTGCTGGGAAGTGGTTCGGCTGTGATCCATTTGTTACTTGTGTTCAGAATGTTTACGTCAGCTATCCTAGTGTCGTTTGAGTCATGTCCACCGATAAAGATCAGATGGTTCTGATATTCAACAACTGCTGGCAAAGTTAATGCTTTTGGCATGCGGGGAAGTGACTGGACCCATTGTCGAGAGCTCTCATCGAATGTTAGGATGGTATTCGTCTTCTCATTAGTAGACTTGTTCCGACCTCCAACCACTAGCAGTCGACCTCTCAGTGTGCTATGGTGAAGCGGTCCACTGGAGGAGGTGGCAGCTCATCCCAGCTATCCTGATctggtgtgtacactagcACAGTCTCAGTCCTGTTACTCCAGCCTCTCATGTACACCTTCCCGTTGATAGCCACAGGTTGACTGAGCACATACATCCGCCCTGGTATGTCCTTGCATGTTGTCCAGTTGAAGGTGATGGCAGTAGGAACAGTTGGTTGTGGTGTGGTCGACTTGTGTGGTAGCAATGCGTTTCCAGTGCTTGAATCAACAATCTTGATTGGTTGTGTGGTTTTGTTTGTGGTTGCCTGTAAAAATAGAATCAATGAACATTATGTGAGTGGTGGTATTGCACAAACAATTAAGATTTacgcattaattaattaagggaATTTTAGTAGTTGTTGCCATCCCGACCcattgccccacccactgacaCCACCACCCTTTTTATGGGCATACATTTGCTCATCAAAACTATTATTCCTATTCTAGGCAATGGCAACCAAAAGTACACTCAAGACAATACATATTGAGGCACAACTCCATGTATGCATAAGGgactcccccctcacacagtcaCCTCTCTCTGTCCTGAGCCCTGAGGTGTGTCCTCCCGAGGCTGTATCTGTAGAGACCTCACTGAACTGGAGAGATGATCAATTTCTCTGCGTTGAACTTCCAACTGCTCTTGTTGGAGAGTGGTCAGTTCTTCCAGTCCACGAACTTGCTCTCGTTTATCAGCTTGAAGACGATCGATAGATGCTTGTAATTGAGTATTAAGAGTGTCTTTCTCAGAGATTTGAGTTTGCTTACGATCAATGACTTCTTGAAATTGATCGATTTGAGCATGTTTTTCAAAGATTTGCTGTTGAAGACAATTAATTTGAGCTTGCTTCTCAGCAGCAACTTGCTGTATCTCTTCGTCCTTCACAGACACCGGTTGAATCAGTTCCAGCTTGGTCTGGGTGCAGTTCTGAGGGAGTGTTGTTCCAACCTCCTCCAATCCTCTCAACACCACCAAAGCAGATGGTCGATCTTCTTGGTCATACTCCAGGCAAGCGAGGGTCAACTGGACTAGGGGGTGGATCTCACCAAGAGCTACTTTCATTGGAATGATGTAATGTTCGCGGCGTTCGATTTCTGTACGCCCTAAGACTCTTCGAGTAGCAGGATCTCGATATGTTGCAGGTTTGAGATCTTTGGGGAAGGTTTGCGTCAGTGTGAAGAGAGATACCACACCAAAGGAGAAGATGTCTATGGCAGTGTTGTATCGTGTGACCCCTTCCTCTTGAGCTGCCTCTGGTGGCATGTACACACCAGTGCCTGGCATTTGAGTCATCGAGGCAGCTAGCCGGCCAGGCTGAATGTTCACAATCCTAGAAACACCCAAGTCTGCTATCTTGGCATTGAGACCGTTATCGACTAGAATGTTCTTGGGACTAGAATGTTCTTGGCAGACAGATCACGATGGGCAATGGGTGGAGTGCGGCTGTGCAGATAGACCACACCTCGGCCAGTCCCCGTCAGAAGGTGCACTTTGAGGTCAATAGGAATGTTGGGGCTGGTTTCCAGAAGGTTGTCGAGGCTGGTTTGTAGCTTCTCCATCAGTAGGACGGGGAGTTGGGCTCCAGGGAGATAGCACACCCCCAGGAACTGTACTATGTGAGGGTGACGGAGCTGGCTCATCAGCTTACACTCCTCCACGAAATCAGTCACCCATTTCTCAACCTGTGGGGGGAAATCAGCCAGTAAATATAAT
The Halichondria panicea chromosome 11, odHalPani1.1, whole genome shotgun sequence DNA segment above includes these coding regions:
- the LOC135344206 gene encoding USP6 N-terminal-like protein → MVSQWDRYNHSSTLHRRVNKGIPNSVRGSVWRHVLDIENLRQDGIYEAMKELGRRTSPDVRQIDLDVLRTFRNHIMYRERYGIKQQALFHVLVGYSMYNPSLGYCQGMSSIAAVLLMYLNEEDAFWALVALIGNKKYAMHGLLIPGLPKLLAYCDYHADMRKRLLPKLDRHLNKYHVNASEYSAAWFVKLYLDALPFQLVLRIWDALFFQGESVLAAMSLVVLKMNTRQFLREREDGIRISLQELSRQSFNEDEVIAELQSVTADLSKSRQAIPQVVELVELSELNRQALERAALNSASSPLELMIA
- the LOC135344192 gene encoding uncharacterized protein LOC135344192; translation: MTQMPGTGVYMPPEAAQEEGVTRYNTAIDIFSFGVVSLFTLTQTFPKDLKPATYRDPATRRVLGRTEIERREHYIIPMKVALGEIHPLVQLTLACLEYDQEDRPSALVVLRGLEEVGTTLPQNCTQTKLELIQPVSVKDEEIQQVAAEKQAQINCLQQQIFEKHAQIDQFQEVIDRKQTQISEKDTLNTQLQASIDRLQADKREQVRGLEELTTLQQEQLEVQRREIDHLSSSVRSLQIQPREDTPQGSGQREATTNKTTQPIKIVDSSTGNALLPHKSTTPQPTVPTAITFNWTTCKDIPGRMYVLSQPVAINGKVYMRGWSNRTETVLVYTPDQDSWDELPPPPVDRFTIAH